GGCGTCAGCTCGCCGGTGCTGGGCAGGATCCAGTGGCCCTGCTCGTCGTACTTGCCGACGATGGAGGGACGCGTGGCGCCGCCCCAGTTGTACATCGCCTCCTTCATCTGGCTCTCGATGAAGGCGTGCTTCTCCTCGACCACCACGATGTCGGCCAGGCCATCGGCGAAGCGCTGCAGGCCGACCGGCTCCAGCGGCCAGGTCATGCCGACCTTGTACACGCGGATGCCCAGATCCTGACACGCGCGCTCGTCCAAACCGAGGTATTCCAGCGCGGTCAGCACGTCCAGATAGGACTTGCCGGTGGTGATGATGCCCAGCCGCGGGTTGGGTGAATCGATCACGATGCGGTCGATCGCGTTGGCCCGGGCGAAGGCCTGCGCCGCCTTGACCGCGTAGCGGTGCAGGCGCATCTCCTGGTCCAGCGGCGGATCCGGCCAGCGGATATTGAGGCCGCCGGCCGGCATCTCGAAGTCGTCCGGGGTGACGATCTGCAGCGCCAGCGGATTGACGTCCACGGACGCGGAGGACTCCACCGTTTCGGCGATCGTCTTGAAGCCGACCCAGCGCCCGGTGTAGCGCGACATCGCCCAGCCGATCGCGCCCATGTCGAGGATGTCCTGCACCCCGGCCGGGTTGAGGATCGGCATCATCGCGCTGGTGAACTCGCCCTCCGAACCGTGCGGAAGCGTCGAGCTGCGGCAGGCGTGGTCGTCGGCGGCCAGCGCCAGCACGCCACCCAGCGGGCTGGTGCCGGCGGCATTGGCGTGCTTGAGCACATCGCCGCTGCGGTCCACGCCCGGCCCCTTGGCGTACCACATGCCGAACACGCCATCGACCTTGGCGCCTTCAAACAGGTTGGTCTGCTGGGTGCCCCAGACCATCGTCGCGCCGAGGTCCTCGTTGAGGCCCGGGATGAACTTCACCCCCGCCTTGGCCAGGTGCTGCTTCGCCCGCCACAGCTCCAGGTCGAAACCGCCCAGCGGCGAGCCGCGGTAGCCGGAAACAAAGCCGGCGGTGTTGAGGCCGGCAGCCTGGTCGCGCAGGCGCTGCATCAGCGGCAGCCGCACCAGCGCCTGCACGCCGGACAGGTAGATCCGGCCGGTCTCGCGGCTGTACTTGTGGTCCAGGCCGTAGTCGGGATCGGCGAGCGTGGCGCTGTGGGCCGAAGCCGGCGAGGAGAGCTGGGCGGTGCTGGTCATGCGGGGCTCCGACGCGGCGGCGGCCGCGCGATGGCTGCGGGGGTCGGGGTCGGATCGGGAAACGCTGCTGATGCACGGATCGGGTCCGGCGGAACCGGCGCGCGCGTCGTCGGCACAGCCGCGGGAGTCTAGCAGCCAATGCCTTTGTGCCGCGGCCGCACGGCTTTGTCCCGCGGTCTGCACGCGCTACCATGAGCGCGCAATCCAGGGGGGAATGTGCATGTTCAATTTCAAGCGGCCGCTCAGCGGCCGGGTTCTGGCTGCGACGCTGGCAGGTTGTCTGCTGGTGACCGGCGCAGCAGCGGCACAAAGCCGGCTGGTGCCTGCATCCGAGTTCTATTTCGCGGAAGAAGCGCGCACGACGCGTCCGGTGGTCGCCATCCAGGGCGAGGGCGATGCGTTGACCGAAGCACTGCTCAAGGCGGTCGCGCGCAAGCCGCGTGCCCAGGCCGAGACGGCCCAGCTGGCCCATGTGGCCATGACCGGCGGCCGGCCCGAGCTGGGCATCGAGCTGTACGACCGCGCGCTGCGCAACCTGGGCACGACCGACATCCTGTACCGGCCGGTCCTGTGGAACTACGGCTGGGACCTGCTGCGCAACGGCGACGCCGAAGCCGCGCTGGCGCGCTGGGAGACGCTGATGAGGGCGCGCAACGTCACCGCCGACTGGATGCCGCCCACGTTCGCGCTGGCTTTGTGGCAACTGGACCGCAAGGACGAGGCGGTGGAGTGGTATGCGGCCGCCGTGCGCACCCATCCGGACCGCTGGACCTATCCCGACCGTTTCGACGAGCTGCTGCCCGACTGGCTACCCGCCGAGCGTGAGGCGCTCGCGAAGGTGCAGCAGGCATGGCAGGCTGATCCACCGCAATGGCGCTGATCCGCGGCTGAGCACAAGCCACGACCGGAGCAACGGAATGCTGCAAAAACGACTGCTTGAGCGAACGCTTGCTGTAGCCCTGCTGTCGGCGCTGTCGCTCGCCGGCTCCGCGACTGCGACGGGGCAGGCTCCCGCGATCGATCGCGCCGCCGCCGCCGCCGAAGCCTGCATGGCGCTCGGTGACGACGCTCGCATCGCGCAATGCCTGCAGCAGGTGGCGCCACGTTCGCCGGAGCAGCAACGCGCGGATGCCGTGCTCGACGATCCCGCCACGCAGGCGGCGATGGAAGCCTGGAGCCGCGCTTACGAGCCGGCGATGGCGGCGCACGCGCAGGCTCTGGCGCAGCGCGGCGATGTGCGCAGCCTGCTGGGCGCGATGATGATCATGCCGGTGCAGGACGCAGCGGCCGGCGATGCCCCCGGCGTGTTGGGGTTGCAGGCGCGCGGCTGGTTCGCGCGCGCCCGCCAGCTCGGTCCCACCGATCCGGTGGTCGCCTGGGTGGAGGTCACCGATTGCCACGTGCTGGGCTGCGATCGCGACGCCGCGATCGCGCGGCTGCTGCAGGTGGACGGCGACAACGCCGCGGCGCACCTGTGGGCGAACGGCGTGGCGATGGAGTCCGGCGATCCGCGCGCGGCCCGCGAGGATCTGCATGCGGCCGCTGTCGCCCCGCGCTACCAACCGCACAGCGGCCCATTGCTCAGCCTTTTGCTGGACGCGCGCGCCGGAGCGCCCGTGCCGGCGATGGACGCGCGTACGTCCGCCGGCATGCAGGCCGCCACCGGTACCGGAACCGCGGCCGACTGGATGGCCATGCAGGCACTCGGGCAATGGGCCGCCATCGCCCTGGCACCGATGCAGGGCGTGAGCCGTTTCTGCGCGCCGGGCTCGGCGCAACTGGCGCGCGACCCCGGCCTGCGCGCCGACTGCAAGGCGGTGCTGTCCCGTCTGGCCGCGGATGATTCCACCCTCCCTTACGCCGAGATGGCAACTCGGCTGCTGATCGGACTGGACCCCGGGCTGACCGGCCAGTGGACACCAAGGCTGCGCCAGCTGGCCTGGTGGCGGGAGCAATCGCTGCCCTTGTTGGCGGATCTGGGCGGGGTCGCGCATCGCGGCGGGACACCGGGCGCGGGCGAGTATGCCCGCTGGGTCGCCAGCGATGGCGAGTTGGGCGCCATGGCCAGACTGTTGTCCCACGCCGGCATTGCGACGGCGCCGCCGACGGAGTGGCAGCTGCCGCGGCAACCACGTTGACCGCACGTCCCGTCCCACTTCGTGGGTGACGCGCGCTCCCGGTGTTGTACGCTGCAGCCTGACGCGCAGCGCAGCCTGCAAACCCGGGAGATGCGATGAAGACGGTGCTGGTGGCCACATCCAAGGGTGGGGCAGGCAAGACCACGATCGCCACCCACCTGGCCGCGAATGCCGCGCTGCAGGGTCACCGCACCGCGCTGGTGGACGCGGACCCGCAACGCTCGTCCCACGGCTGGGCGCAGCGCCGCGCGGCGCTCGACTCCGCAGTGCTGCCGGTGGATGGCACCAACCGCTGGAAATGGCAGCGCGGCGTGCCCTCCGATACCGAGCGGCTGATCATCGACGCCCCGGCCGGGGCCATGGCCGACGAGCTGCAGAGCTTCCTCGACGTCGCCGACGCGGTGGTCGTGCCGATCCAGCCATCATTGCTGGACATCGAGGCCAGCGTGCCGTTCCTGGATTCGCTGGCCCGCCATCCGCGCGTGCGCGGCGGCGAGTTGAAGGTGGGCCTGGTGGCCAACCGTCTTCGCCCGTGGACCAGCACCTCGCGCGAAACCCTGGCCATGCTCGAGCGCTGGCCGTATCCGGTCGTCGCCCGGTTGCGCGACAGCCAGGCCTATGTGGTCCTGGCCGGCCTGGGCAAAAGCCTGTTTGACTACCATTCCGCGAACGTCCGCGACCACCAGTCCGATTGGCAGCCGTTGCTGAAATGGCTGGCCAAATGAGGAGACTCCGCCATGCGTGAACTGATCCTGCTGCGCCATGCCCACGCCGAACACGCCACCGCCGGCCAGGCCGATATCGATCGCCCGCTGTCGGCCCAGGGTGTGGCCGAGGCGGAGGCCGCCGGTCGCTGGCTGGCAGAGCGCAACCTGGCCCCGGACCGCGTCCTGTGCTCGCCGGCGCGGCGCACCCGCGAGACGCTGGAAGGCGTGCTGGCGGTCATCGGCTACGTCGAGCAACGCATCCAGGAGGAGATCTACGACGCCGAACCCGGCGCCTTGATCGCCCTGGCCGACAACAGCGCCGGGGTCGAGCGACTGATGCTGGTCGGCCACAACCCCGGCCTGGAACTCCTGGCGGCACTGCTCTACAGCGGCCGCACCGGGGACTACCGCGGCATGCCCCCGGGCGGTGTCGCAGTGCTGTCGATCCCCGACGGCACCCGGCTCGAGCCGGGCGTGGCGCGGCTTGACGCGTTCTGGTGGCCGTGACCGCAGCGCGACTCCCCGCCCACTGCTTTTTGCTGCTGATGCTGACGCTGCCCCTGGCGGCGCCGGCGCGGCAGTCTGCGCCCGTGGCGACCCCGCCCGTGGCCCCCGCCTCCGCAAGCGTTCCCGCAACCGCCGGGCAGGCGTTCCGCGCCTTTGACCGGCGTGCGGCCCAGCCCGGCGTTCGCGCCTACCCGTTCGATCCGTCGCACACGCGATTCGGCTTCGAGCTGCGCACCCGCTGGGGCCAACGCGTGCAGGGCCAGTTTCCGGTGTACGACGGGGTGGCGCTGTTCCTCCCCGACGGCCGGCGCCAGGTGCGTATCCGGCTGGCGGCCGGTGCGATCGATGTGGCCGGCTCGGAGCGATACGCGGCCATCGCGCGTTCGGAGGCGTTCTTCGACGCCGAGCACTACCCCGATATCGAGTTCGTGTCCGAGCCGCACGACGATCTGCTGACCCGCGAGGGCGGTTTGTTGCAGGGCGTCCTGCGCATGCACGGCACCACCCGCGCGGAGACCTTCGTCGTCGCCCCGGCGCTGTGTGATCGCGCCGGACAGGATTGCGACGCGATTGCCAGCGGCAGCGTGGACCGCAGCCACTACGGCATTGCCGGCATGCGCCTGGTGCTGTCGGATCGCGTGCGTTTCACCATGCGCGTGCGCCTGGACGGCCCGGCGCGATGAGGACGGCGTCCTTGCTGCTGCGATGCGGTGATCGTTGCAGCACTGCGCTGGCACGCGTCGCCGTGGTGTTGTCAGTGCTGCTGCTCGCGGCCTGCGCCACGTTGAGCCCGCAACAGGCCGACCGCGCGTATGCGATTGCCGGCGCGGCCCGTTCGGATGCGTCCACGTGCGATACGAGCGATGCCTGCGCGCAGCCCTCGCCCCTGCACCAGCTGGCCGACCGGGCCTTGCTGGATTCGACGCCGCAGCAGCCCCGCCACTACACCGTGATCCTCGACCGCGGCACCGATGCGCTGCTGGCGCGCATCAACCTGATCCGCAGCGCCGCGCGCAGCATCGACCTGCAGACCTACATCTACGAGGACGACGATTCCGGGCGCCTGGTGCTGGACGAACTGCTCGCTGCCGCGCGGCGCGGCGTGCGCGTGCGCTTGCTGATGGACCAGCTATCCGCGATCCAGAGCGTGGAATCCCTGGCGGCGCTCAGCGGCGCCCACCGCAATTTCCACATCAAGCTGTACAACCCGGTGCTGGGGCGGGCTCGCGTCACCTACCCGCAGTACGCGATCGCCGCCGCCTGCTGCTGGCGGCAGCTCAACCAGCGCATGCACACCAAGCTGCTGTTGATCGACGATGCGCTGGCGATCACCGGCGGGCGCAACTACCAGGACGACTATTTCGACTGGGACGCGCAGTACAACTTCCGCGATCGCGACCTGCTGGTGGCCGGGCCGGTGACCGGCGCGATGGCAGAGGACTTCCGCCGTTTCTGGGAGGACCGCCGGGCGGTGCCTCCGTCGCGGCTGGTGGACGTCGGCCGCCTGTTGCTGGCGCGCGGCGTCCCGCCGCTGGCACCCAGCGAATTCCGCCTGCCCGAGCGGGCCGAAGCGATGCGCGAGGACGCTGCCGATGCGCTGTTGGTGTTCGAGCGCCTCGCCAGCCGTGCCCGGGAAGTCGGCAAGGTGGAGTACGTGTCCGACGGCCCCGGCAAGCACGAGGCGGACACCCCGGCGGAGTTTGCGCTGGCATCGCAGTCGCTGGGCGAGCTGATCGCCTCGGCCGACCGCGAGGTGCTGCTGCAGACGCCCTACCTGGTGCTTTCGCGCCCCGCCCAGGCCCTTTTCGAACGCCTGCACGACCGCCCCGACGCGCCGCGCGTGGTGGTATCGACCAACTCGCTGGCCGCCACCGATGCGTTCATCGCCTACGCGCTGTCCTACAAGTACAAGCGCCGCTACCTGCGCGATTTCGGTTTCAACATCTACGAGTACAAGCCGTTTCCCGAGGACGCGCCGATCGACCTGGCGACCACAGGCGCGTTCCTGCCCGAATTCGTCGACGCGCCCTTGCCGCCGCCTCCGAGCACCCGTCCCGACCGCAGCAGCGTGCTGCGCTCGGCGCGCTACCGCCGGCCGCTGGCGACCGAGTACGGCGCCACCCGCCACCTGCGCCGCCAGTCCAACGAGCCGGTCCCGCTGCGACGCGCCGGGGTGCGGATGGGCATGCACGCCAAGTCGCTGGTCATCGACCGCCGGATCGGTGTGGTGGGCACCCACAACTTCG
This genomic interval from Lysobacter ciconiae contains the following:
- a CDS encoding tetratricopeptide repeat protein; the protein is MFNFKRPLSGRVLAATLAGCLLVTGAAAAQSRLVPASEFYFAEEARTTRPVVAIQGEGDALTEALLKAVARKPRAQAETAQLAHVAMTGGRPELGIELYDRALRNLGTTDILYRPVLWNYGWDLLRNGDAEAALARWETLMRARNVTADWMPPTFALALWQLDRKDEAVEWYAAAVRTHPDRWTYPDRFDELLPDWLPAEREALAKVQQAWQADPPQWR
- a CDS encoding ParA family protein, with translation MKTVLVATSKGGAGKTTIATHLAANAALQGHRTALVDADPQRSSHGWAQRRAALDSAVLPVDGTNRWKWQRGVPSDTERLIIDAPAGAMADELQSFLDVADAVVVPIQPSLLDIEASVPFLDSLARHPRVRGGELKVGLVANRLRPWTSTSRETLAMLERWPYPVVARLRDSQAYVVLAGLGKSLFDYHSANVRDHQSDWQPLLKWLAK
- a CDS encoding SixA phosphatase family protein is translated as MRELILLRHAHAEHATAGQADIDRPLSAQGVAEAEAAGRWLAERNLAPDRVLCSPARRTRETLEGVLAVIGYVEQRIQEEIYDAEPGALIALADNSAGVERLMLVGHNPGLELLAALLYSGRTGDYRGMPPGGVAVLSIPDGTRLEPGVARLDAFWWP
- a CDS encoding YceI family protein, whose protein sequence is MLTLPLAAPARQSAPVATPPVAPASASVPATAGQAFRAFDRRAAQPGVRAYPFDPSHTRFGFELRTRWGQRVQGQFPVYDGVALFLPDGRRQVRIRLAAGAIDVAGSERYAAIARSEAFFDAEHYPDIEFVSEPHDDLLTREGGLLQGVLRMHGTTRAETFVVAPALCDRAGQDCDAIASGSVDRSHYGIAGMRLVLSDRVRFTMRVRLDGPAR
- a CDS encoding phospholipase D family protein, which gives rise to MRTASLLLRCGDRCSTALARVAVVLSVLLLAACATLSPQQADRAYAIAGAARSDASTCDTSDACAQPSPLHQLADRALLDSTPQQPRHYTVILDRGTDALLARINLIRSAARSIDLQTYIYEDDDSGRLVLDELLAAARRGVRVRLLMDQLSAIQSVESLAALSGAHRNFHIKLYNPVLGRARVTYPQYAIAAACCWRQLNQRMHTKLLLIDDALAITGGRNYQDDYFDWDAQYNFRDRDLLVAGPVTGAMAEDFRRFWEDRRAVPPSRLVDVGRLLLARGVPPLAPSEFRLPERAEAMREDAADALLVFERLASRAREVGKVEYVSDGPGKHEADTPAEFALASQSLGELIASADREVLLQTPYLVLSRPAQALFERLHDRPDAPRVVVSTNSLAATDAFIAYALSYKYKRRYLRDFGFNIYEYKPFPEDAPIDLATTGAFLPEFVDAPLPPPPSTRPDRSSVLRSARYRRPLATEYGATRHLRRQSNEPVPLRRAGVRMGMHAKSLVIDRRIGVVGTHNFDPRGDNYNTESAVVVHDAAFARELAASIHRDISPANSWVIAPRDKPPVLWGLEYSIGKLSEWLPVFDLWPMRYATSYEFMPGPECPRPIPPDHPGFRACHRPVGDFPEVNLALKGLPTRLFTAFGAGLAPIL